DNA sequence from the Desertibacillus haloalkaliphilus genome:
TCGCCGATATAAAGGTCTCCTTTAGAGATATCCTCAAGTCCTGCAATCATACGTAACGTTGTAGACTTACCACAACCTGATGGACCAACGAATACGACAAACTCTTTATCTTGAATATGCAAATTAAAATCAGTAACAGCGGTTACATCCCCATCATAAATCTTGTAAACATTATCTAATCTAATTTCACCCATGTCGATCTCTCCTTTGAATATCTTTAATATAGATAAAG
Encoded proteins:
- a CDS encoding ATP-binding cassette domain-containing protein; the protein is MGEIRLDNVYKIYDGDVTAVTDFNLHIQDKEFVVFVGPSGCGKSTTLRMIAGLEDISKGDLYIG